A region of the Oceanispirochaeta sp. M1 genome:
TCACAGCAACACGGCCAAATGAGAAATGGCTGACAGATATTACCGAAGTTCCGTGCTCTGATGGAAAGCTATATGTCGCACCAGTCTTAGACTGTTTTGGAGGTGAAATCGTCAGTATCGCAATGAAAAGCCACATGAAAAAGGAATTATGCGTTCAAGCCATTGATGACGCTTATAAAAGCAGGACGCCCGGAAGCGGTGTTCTTATTCATAGTGATGCCGGTAGCCAGTATACGAGTGATCAATTCAAAAAGAAACTTGGAGACTATCGTGCTGTCCAAAGCATGAGTGACGTCGGGAAGTGCTACGACAATGCACGGATGGAAAGTTTCTTTGCTACTTTGAAAAAAGAAAAGCTGTATAAAATGAATACAAGGAAAATGACCAGGGAACAAGTAAAAACCATAATTTGGCGTTACGTCATG
Encoded here:
- a CDS encoding IS3 family transposase, with product MTSVVKGCKVLNVSETGYYKWKRTRNKPRAWQLLLVKIHGIMDEHPDNKNYGIDRVHIALQQKGETVSRSTVIRAMRKGNLLHKSRRSPNGLTKADKKAQRPDNVLKRNFTATRPNEKWLTDITEVPCSDGKLYVAPVLDCFGGEIVSIAMKSHMKKELCVQAIDDAYKSRTPGSGVLIHSDAGSQYTSDQFKKKLGDYRAVQSMSDVGKCYDNARMESFFATLKKEKLYKMNTRKMTREQVKTIIWRYVMVYYNRKRISTVNEGGWPPVIYREKEALKKAS